Sequence from the uncultured Flavobacterium sp. genome:
ACATTGCTGCAATTACGCCAACTCCAATAATAAAAGTGATACCAAAAAACCAGTAAAACTTTGTGTCGTCGGCTTGTTTTTTTTCTATTTCTATTCTTCTAATAACTGATGATTTAAATGAATACGAAAGATCCTGTGGCATCTTTTGTTTTAAGTTGTCGTACAAAAAATTGTATGCTTCAAAATCCGGATCGTCTTTCATTTCCAGTAATGTATTTTCTATTTCCGGATTGCTTTCATCCAGAAGTTTTTGGATAATAGTATCTTTATCTACTTTCATAAGTGTTTTTAAAATGATCGTCCATTTTTTCCTTTAACATTTTACGTGCCCTAAACAAATGGCTTTTTATAGTACCCGTTGCCATTCCTGTTGTTTCATGAATTTCCTGAATAGAAAACTCCTCTAAATGATACAAAGTAAGTATCAATCTATACTGTTCAGGCAGGCGGGCTATTAGTTTGTTCAGGTATTCAGTCGTATTAATTTTGATTAATAATTCGTCCGGTCCATCAGTCCCGGTATCAATCGTTTCATTATTTTTTAAATCACTATGCGTTTTATTTTTTTTATTTTTTTTCAGATAATTTAGCGCTGTGAAATAGGCTATTTTTGCTATCCATGTTGACAATTTCGACTCATGCTTGAAAGTACCTATGCCTCTGTAAATTTTCACAAATACTTCCTGGCATACGTCTTCTGTATCCATTTGTTCAGGAAGTATTCTTTTTACAATAGTAAAAATCAAATTTTGATATTTATCTACTAAAAAAGAAAAAACCTTTGTGTCCCCTTTTGCTATTAAGTCTATGATTTCTTTTTCTTCCATCTCGATTATATCAAGTAGACAACGTGAATATATATTTGGTTGCAAAATAACCAAGATAATGCGTTTTTTTTATTTTGATGATTATTTAGTTTAAAAACCGTTTAAAAGATTTCTCTATATAAACGATTATAATTTTCTAATTTACATCAATATTACAAACACATCATCTTAGTTAATCTGCTAATATCTTCATATATCTATTGCCACAAGATTATGTAAATGATTATTAACAATATCAATAACGGCCTGCTGTTCATTTAATAAAAAAAAGTGACCTCCTTTAATGTAATATACAGCGCATTTTTTGGTAGTGTATAATTTCCATTGTTCTGCTTCTTCAACAGTAATTTCTTCATCTTTTCCTACAAGAACAGAAATATCAAAATTAAAAGGAATAATTTCCGGTCTTTCCACAAATGTTTCAGCAATCTTGAAATCACTTCTTAATATGGGAACGAAGATTTCGTTCAGGTCAGAATTCTCAAAAATCTCGCGAGGTGTAACTCCCAAAGATAAAACCGCTTCTTTAAACTCTAACGCATTCATATCGCTGTAAAGTTTTTTGGTTTTTCGAATATGAACAGGTTTCCTTCCAGAAAAAAACACATGCAAAGGAGCCTTTTTTCCAAGATTTAATATCTTTTGAACCAACTCATAAGCCAATAAAGCCCCCATACTATGCCCAAAAATAGCATAATCAGATTCAGATATATCATCTTTTATAATATTGAATATATCATTTACAGCCTCTTCTAAATTGTTATATGGTTTTTCCATAATGCGGTTTCCTCTTCCCGCTAAATTAATGGGACATAATTCTATTTCTTTTGATAAATTTTTGTTCCATTGTTCATATAAATTCGCCGCTCCGCCCGCAAATGGTAAACAGAATAGCTTGATCTTTTTTGTCATTTTAAAAAATTTAATTGAGTATCATTAATTATTGAAAAAGTCTTAATACTTTCTCCATTATATTTTCTCCATCAATTCAAGTACGGTCATTTTTGGATTCTCTTCAATAAGATCAATTATTGATGAAAATTTTTCCCAAAGCTCCTCCATTTGATTGTTATCAAGGTACATCAGCTTATAATTTACATAAATCAGAATTGAGTCGTCATAATGTTGCATTGTACAGTTAACATCAAAATATGATTTATTATTTTCTCTCATCAGATGTTTTGATTTTGATTCAGCAGGTGAACTATCATCAATTCTGGCATAATTTAGAAATACAGGTGCGACAACACCTAAATTCAAATCAAGTTTAGATAAGATTTTTTCATAATTATAAAATCTATAATTAGAAGTTTCGTTGATTGTATCAGAAACACTATTAACTAATTTCCCTATACTTAAATCACTTTCCACATCAATTACAGCTAACATATCAGAAGCCAGATAACCGATTACATCTTCAAATTCTTCAACAACTCTATTTGTTATTGACAACAAAATTCCCGTTGATTTCTTTGATTTCATTTTTCCAATGGCAATTGAGTAAAAAGATACAATTAATAGAAAATAACTTGTTCCAAAATTGTTTCTTATTTTCTCTAACTTTTCAAGTTTTTCATTGTCTATTACAAAAAGATATTGTGCTCCATCTTCCTTTTCAAGAATATCATATATATGCCCATATGCTTCTGTAAAATGCTCGTCCTCTCTATTTTGAAGTTCTAAACATTTTTGTATATCATTTTTCAATGTTGTTTTATAACTGTTGTTAGAATCTTTTATAACCTCAGAATATGGAGTGCCATTCAATGATAAGCTTCTCATAATTTTTTCCTCATAAAAATTCTCAGTTAACAGCTCCGTTTCTTTCCTCAGTTTATTTACTAATATGGCATAGTCTTTAAACTGAATTTTAGGCGGCATTAATTCTCTGTGAGTATTTAGTTTTAAATTATTATATATCTGATTTAATTCAGATTTCATAACTTTCATAGTAGTCTTATCTGCTATGACATGGTGCATCGTAATTATAACTTCTTGGATTTCGCCTGGGAAGTTTAAGATTTTTATAGATATACTTGGCTCTTTCTCAAAATTAAATCTTCTATCAAAGGCCTTAGTCATTTCTCTTTTTTGCACCTCATCTATTGATTCTCCTTCTAGTACAACTACGTTTTCGACAATTTCATTAATGTCAATTTCTGGATGAATTCTTTGTTTTACCTGTCCGTTTTCAAAAAACAATGTTGTTCTAAGAATTTCATGTCTGTCTATTAATTTAGATATTGCATTAATCATGATTTCATTATCCATATGATTAACGGATAAAACTGTGACTACATTGAATGCCAGATCACCTTTTATTCTAAATCTGATAAACTCTTTAGTCTGCTCAAAAGTTGCATCATAAACTGTGCTTTCCTCTAAATTATCTAGTTGATTAAAATCAAACTTGAATAGGTCTACACTATCTTTTTTGATATTTTCTTTATCAGAAACTTGTTGCGTCATCAAACGTATAGTTGCATAATTAAATACATCTTTTAGGTTAAAGTCTTTTGAAAATGTTTTTCGGATTAAGAGATTAAGCTTCATTGCATTTAATGAATGTCCTCCAACATCAAAAAAGTTATCTGTTACACTAATTTTCGAAGCATCAACTCCCAAAGCCTCTGCCCAAATACCTAACATTTTGGCTTCTTCTTCGTTACGAGGCATTTCTATTACTCTATCCAACTTAGTTTCCGGATCCGGTAATGATTTTCTATCAATTTTTCCACTAGCAGTAATAGGCAACTTGTCTAACTTTGTGAAATAAAACGGAATCATGTATTCAGGAACATGTATTCTTAAATAACTTTTCAATTCCTGAATATCCAATTCATCTGAATCAGTGACAAAGTATCCAATCAGGTAATTTTCTTCATTACGGCTGCGATAATCTACTACAGCATTTTTTATTTGAGGATGATTCAATAAAGCGTTTTCTATTTCTCCCAACTCAATTCGATGACCTCTAATTTTTACCTGATGATCATTTCTGCCTTTATATTCAATAGTCCCGTTAGGTAGCCAACGTGCTAAATCTCCTGTCTTATATAATTTATACTTATCCTCACTGTCGAAAGGATTTACAATAAATTTTTCTGATGTTAATTCAGGTTTATTCAAATATCCTCGTGAAGTCTGAACCCCTCCAATTAGCAATTCTCCCAAAACTCCTATTGGTTGAATGTTATTATTGTCTACAATATAAATTTGTGTATTGGCGATAGGTTTTCCAATAGTTACAATTCCTTCCTCATTTGCTGTAAGATCAATAGCAGTAACGTCGATAGCCGCTTCTGTAGGTCCGTAAAGATTATGAAGTTTTACTCCGTTAAACTTTCTTCTAAAATCTTTTACAGCTGCTAATTTCAGTTCTTCTCCACTACATATTACAGCACGTAAATTTGTACTTCCGAAATTTTCAAATGCCAACAGAAAAACTGATAATGCTGAAGGCACAAAATGCATGATAGTGATCTTTTCTTCACTAATAACTTCCTGTAAATAATTTGAATTTTTATGTCCCTCAGGAATTGCAAATACTAGTCTGGCTCCTGATATTAAAGGAAGTAATAATTCCCAAACCGAAACATCAAAACAAAAAGTTGTTTTTTGTAATATATTATCAGCTTCTGTTACCTCCAGATAATCACGCATCCATAAAAGGCGATTATAAATTCCATCATGTTGATTCATAACTCCTTTTGGATTACCCGTAGTTCCTGAAGTATAAATAACATAAGCCAGTGATGTTACCGGAATATTTAGGTTTAGAGATGACTCTGATGCTTCGTCGTATATAGATTTATCGTCAATATTTAGATGTTGTGTGTCACTAAATAAATGCTGATATTTAGATTCTGTTAATACAACAATCGGTTTTGTATCTTCAATAATATAATCTATTCGGTTTTTTGGGTACGCAGGATCGATAGGAACATAGGCGCCACCAGCCTTTAAAATTCCTAATATTCCAATTATCATCTCAAATGAGCGATCTACACATATAGGCACCAAAGTTTCAGTGGTAACTCCTTTCTTTATTAAAACATGAGACAGCTGATTTGAAATACTATCTAACTCAGCATATGTTAATTTTTTTCCATCAAAATGAACTGCTATATTTTCAGGATTAGACTGAACTTGTTTGTTGAATAAATCTAATACAGTTAGATTGTCTTCATATTCTACAGCTGTAGAATTAAACTCTTTTAATAGCTCACGATCTTCATTGTCAGCTTTTGAAAGAATGGTTTCTTTTCTCATCAAAGCTGTTTGACTGTATAAAAACTGATCTAATATTAACTTAAAGTAATTAGCAAGCTTTTTTACGTCTTCCTTGCTAAAAACTGCTGTTGAATATCTTAATAACAACCTGAAACTTTTATTATAAACACCACCATGCTCCTGTCTAAGATCATGAGCTTCTATATGAAAGCCAAAAGGGAAATGCTCATTCAGATAAAATTCAGATAATGAATCTTCTTCTAAAACTATTGAGGCATCATATGCTTCCCATTCTTTAAAAATTTGGAAATCTAAATAATTAAAAGCAACATCAAAAACAGGATTATGCTGACCTGATGGTTCTTTCGTAATTTCTAATATTTTATGAAACGGAACTCTTTCATGATATTTTAGTTTTCTTAATTTATCTTCTATGTATGTGATATAAGCTCCCCAAGTTAAACCTGCAGGTATTTTTGCCCTAAAAGGAATTGTATTTAAAAAGCAACCCAAAAGTCTGTCTCCGTCAGGTGTTAATGGTCTGTTATTGGTAACAATACCAAGTGTTACATCATCTTTATACGTCAACATGTTCATCGTATATATATAAGCTGCAAAGCACAAATGCTTGAAGCTGGTATTATACACTACGGCAAGTTGTTCCAATTCATCTCTAAAATCATTACCTAACTCAAACACGTCGCTTATAAATACATGTTCTGCCTCTGTAGATGGCAATTCAAATCGGGAATAACCTTCTAACTCGTCCTGCCAGTAGCTGATTGAATTTTGGTCTTTTGCAGCTGCGAGCTCACCAGTAATCTGATCTTTATAGGTACTTTGTAAAGGTTTCGGAATATAATTTCTATCTTTTACCAAAGTAGAATACATATTTAGAAATTCTGTTAGGAAAGAAGACAGACTCCAACCATCAAATAATGAATGGTGAAAATCCAACAGTAAATATTGGTAATCATCTCGTACTTTTATAATATTGATACGCCACAATAATGAAAATGAAAGGTCTGTTATTCTCCTCTTTTCTTCCAGTAATTTATTTTTTATAAAAGCTTCCTGCTCTTTCCTGTCAAGGTTAGAAATATCAATAAAATTTACTTCGGGTTCTGCTTTCTTCAGGATGATATGTGCAAAATTCTCCAAATCATAGACCTTGCGCAACGTTGTATGTTTATCGATCATTAAGCCTAAAGCATGCTTAAAGAGTTCAAAATCAAAATTACTTACCGGATAATCATACATATTTTGCTCATGATAAATAATTTCATGAATATCGTTTGATTTACTTTTTAGATACTCGAAAACCATTCCTTTTTCGACACCATTCATCGGGTAAACCACTTCGTATGAATCTAAAAATTTTCCTTCTTTCCTGTAAGCTTCCCCAAACAGGCGCACTTCTTCCTGCGCTTCTTCATAGATCAGGTTGCTAAGGCCATCTTTTGGCGTAACTGTTATCTTCTGCGCCAATTCTTCAATGGTTTGGAAAGAATATAAATCTGCTATTGTAAGTGATGTATTTAGTTTGATGTTGATATTTGAGATCAATCCAATGGCTTTCAGAGAATCACCACCTAAACTAAAATAATTATCTTGTATACCAACTTTTGGAACTTTTAGTACTTCTGCCCATACTTCCGCCATTTTTGACTCTTCTTCTGTAGTTGGCGCTTTATAAGTTTCTCCTAATGATTCTTTATCAATTGACGGCAATTTTGCTATCGCAATTTTATTATTCGAGGTAACCGGAAATTCTTCCATTTTTACAAAATAAGATGGAATCATATATTTAGGCAGGTGTTTGCCTAAATGCGCCCTAAGTGCTGCTACTTCCAGAACTTCTTCTCCTGTGTAATACGCACACAAATAGGCATGCCCTTCTTCTGAATCTCTTTTGATCACCACGCAATCCTGTATGGATTCATGCTGACGTAAATTATGCTCAATTTCTTTTAGTTCTATTCTAAAACCTTTTAATTGCACCTGACTGTCGATACGTCCCAGATATTCTAAATCGCCGTTTTCTAATAATCTTCCCAAATCGCCGGAACGATAGAAACGTTCTCCTTTGCGATAAGGGTTGTCCAGGAATTTGGAATTGGTCAGTTCTTCTTTGTTCAGGTAACCTCTGGTTATTCCTGCACCTCCTACATAAATCTCTCCAGAAACCCCTTGTGGAACTAACTCCCTGTTTTCATCCAGTACATATAATGAGGTCGTTGGAATCGGTTTTCCTATATTACTTATATTCCCTTCTATATCTTCAAGTTCGATTTCCTTATAAGTAGCATGGACAGTCACTTCGGTAATTCCGTACATGTTTACCAATTTCACATCTGGATATTGTTCCTTCCATGATTTCAATTTAAAAGGCACAAGCGCTTCCCCGCCAAAAATTACATAGCGCAGATCATTTAGATATATGTCCTTACGGCTGCATTCGTCCATCAGATTGTTAAATGCCGTTGGCGTCTGGTTTAATACTGTTACTTTATGATTTTTTAAAACCTGTAGGTAACGCGAAGGATCCATCGCTACAAATGATGGTATGATAACCACTTTACCGCCATAAAATAAAGCTCCGTACATTTCCCAAACACTAAAGTCAAAACAGTGGCTATGGAACATCGTCCAGACATCTTTTTCACTGAAATTGAATTGAAACGCATCGTTGAAAAAAAGACGTACAATATTACCATGCTCTACCATAACTCCTTTAGGATTTCCAGTAGTTCCTGAAGTATAGATAATATAACACAAATCTTCCGGACGATTCATCTGCACAATATTGGCTACTTGAATGTCTTTATCTATAACTTTTTCTAATAAAATTTTCTTAACTGCTGATTCTCCCAACAATCCTTCATGTTCCTGATCTGTAATCACAATGGCAGTTTTACTGTCTTCCAGCATGTAATGTATTCTTGCCTCTGGATAACCCGGATCTAATGGCAGATAACAACCTCCGGATTTTAAAATCCCCAACATTCCAACAACGGTATACACATTCTTGTCTACCAATAAACCTACAATGTCGTTGCGGCCAATACCCTGTGAACGTAAATCTTGTGCCAAAATATTGGACAAATTATTTAATTCAGCATATGTGAGTTTATCGCCTTCATATACAACAGCTACAGAATTAGGATGTTTTTCTACCTGTGACTCAAACAGATCAATTATAGTGGAAGATTGTGGATAAGAAACATCAAGAAGATTATTTATGCTGTTATTTATCTCCTTGTCAGACTCCTGAAGAATTGTTTCCTTTTGCAAAAGATCTTCTGTACCAGTTAAAAATTGATCTAATATGGATTTAAAGTAACCGGAAAGTTTTTGTACTTCTTCTTTGCTAAAAACTGCTGTCGAATGGGTTAGAGCTAATCTGAAATCACTGTTATCAGCATATATATGAAAATCTATACTGGTATTATTATTCATATAAAAATTCGATGCCTTAAATTCATTCGGCCTTACTATTTGATCGGTCTTTTGTATTTCAGCATAAAGTCTGAAGTCTATGTAATTAAAAGATATATCAAAAACAGGATTGTGCTCATTTGCAGGTTCCTTCGTAATTTCTAATATTTTATGAAACGGAACTCTTTCATGATACTTTAGTTTTCTTAACTTATCTTCTATGTAATTGATATAGCCTCCCCAAGTCAGACCTGCAGGTATTTTTGCTCTAAAAGGAATTGTATTTAAAAAACAACCCAATAGTTTGTCTCCATCAGATGTCAATGGTCTGTTATTGGTAACGATACCAAGAGTTACATCATCTTTATAACTCAACATATTCATCGTATATATATAAGCTGCAAAACACAAATGCTTGAAACTGGTATTATACGTTAAGGCAAGTTGCTCTAATTGGTCTCTAAAATCTTTTCCAAAATTGAACCACTCACTTCTGAATTTATGTTCTGAATGTTTGACTGGTAATTCAAATCGGGAATAACCGTCCAGTTCCTCCTGCCAGTAGCTGATTGAATTTTGGTCTTTTGCAGCTGCCAACTCACCAATAATCTGATCTTTATAGGTACTTTGTAAAGGTTTTGGAATATAATTTCTATCTTCTAACAACATAGAGTAAGTGCTGGACAGTTCTGTAACAAACCCTGTAAGACTCCATCCATCAAAGAAAGAATGATGAAAATCCAGCAGTAAATATTGGTAATCATCTTGTACTTTTATAATATTGATACGCCACAATAATGAAAATGAAAGGTTTGTCATTCTCATTTTCTCTTCCAGTAATTTATTTTTTATGAAAGCTTCCTGCTCTTTCCTGTCAAGGTTAGAAATGTCGATAAAATTAACTTCAGGTTCTGTTTTCTTCAGGATGATATGCGCAAAATTCTCTAAATCATAAACCTTGCGCAACGTTGTATGTTTATCAATCATTAAACCTACAGCATGCTTAAACAGTTCAAAATCAAAATTACTTATCGGGTAATCGTATATATTCTGCTCATGATAAACAATTTCATGAACGTTTGTGGGTTTACTTTTTAAAGAGTGAAAAACCATTCCTTTTTCGACGCCATTCATCGGGTAAACCCCTTCGTATGAATCTAAAAATTTTCCTTCTTTTCTGTAAGCTTCCCCAAAAAGGCGCACTTCTTCCTGTGCTTCTTCATAGATCAAACTGCTTAAACCATCTTTTGGCGAAACTGTTATTTTCTGCGCCAATTCTTCAATGGTTTGGAAAGAATATAAATCTGCTATTGTAAGTGATGTATTTAGTTTGATGTTGATATTTGAGATCAATCCAATGGCTTTCAGAGAATCACCACCTAAACTAAAATAATTATCTTGTATACCAACTTTTGGAACTTTTAGTACTTCTGCCCATACTTCCGCCATTTTTGACTCTTCTTCTGTAGTTGGCGCTTTATAAGTTTCTCCTAATGATTCTTTATCAATTGACGGCAATTTTGCTATCGCAATTTTATTATTCGAGGTAACCGGAAATTCTTCCATTTTTACAAAATAAGATGGAATCATATATTTAGGCAGGTGTTTGCCTAAATGCGCCCTAAGTGCTGCTACTTCCAGAACTTCTTCTCCTGTGTAATACGCACACAAATAGGCATGCCCTTCTTCTGAATCTCTTTTGATCACCACGCAATCCTGTATGGATTCATGCTGACGTAAATTATGTTCAATTTCTTTAAGCTCTATTCTAAAGCCTTTTAACTGCACCTGACTGTCGATACGTCCCAGATATTCTAAATCGCCGTTTTCTAATAATCTTCCCAAATCTCCGGAACGATAGAAACGTTCTCCTTTGCGATAAGGATTGTCCAGGAATTTGGAATTGGTCAGTTCTTCTTTGTTCAGATAACCTCTGCTTATTCCGGCACCTCCAACATAAATCTCTCCAGAAACCCCTTGTGGAACCAACTCCCTGTTTTCATCCAGTACATATAATGAAGTCGTTGGAATCGGCTTTCCTATATTGCTTATATTCCCTTCTATATCTTCAAGTTCAATTTCCTTGTAAGTCGCATGGACAGTCACTTCGGTAATTCCGTACATGTTTACCAATTTTACATCAGGATATTGTTCCTTCCATGCTTTCAATTTAAAAGGTACAAGGGCTTCTCCGCCAAAAATTACGTAGCGCAGATCATTTAGATATATGTCCTTACGGCTGCATTCGTCCATCAGGTTGTTAAATGCCGTTGGCGTCTGGTTTAATACTGTTACTTTATGATTTTTTAAAACCTGTAGGTAACGCGAAGGATCCATCGCTACAAATGATGGTATGATAACCACTTTACCGCCATAAAATAAAGCCCCGTACATTTCCCAAACACTAAAGTCAAAACAGTGACTATGGAACATTGTCCAGACATCTTTTTCACTGAAATTGAATTGAAACGCATCGTTGAAAAAAAGACGTACAATATTACCATGTTCTACCATAACTCCCTTAGGGTTACCAGTAGTTCCAGAAGTATAGATAATATAACACAAATCTTCCGGACGGTTCATTTGCACAATATTGGCTACTTCAATATCTTTATCTATAACTTTTTCTAATAAAATTTTCTTAACTGCTGATTCTCCCAACAATCCTTCATGTTCCTGATCTGTAATCACAATGCCGGTTTTGCTGTCTTCCAGCATATAATGTATTCTTGCCTCTGGATAACCCGGATCTAAAGGCAAATAACAGCCTCCGGATTTTAAAATCCCTAACATTCCAACAACGGTATACAGATTCTTGTCTACCAATAAACCTACAATGTCGTTGCGGCCAATACCTTGTGAACGTAAATCCTGTGCCAAAATATTGGACAAATTATTTAATTCAGCATATGTGAGCTTATCGCCTTCATATACAACAGCCACAGAATTAGGATGTTTTTCTACTTGTGACTCAAATAAATCAATTATAGTGGCAGATTGTGGATAAGAAACATCAAGAAGATTATTATTTATTTCTAATGTAGTATTCTTTTCTGTTTGTGAAAGCAACGATAGTTCTGCCAAAAGCATTTCCGGATTTTGAGCTATCTGCTTCAATACATTTTTGTAGTAACTAATGAACCTTTCAATTGTTGTTGTTTTGAAAAGATCAGTAGAATATTCTAATTCAAAATTCAGCCCGGATTCATCTTCTTTAGCTCCTAATGTAAGGTCAAATTTAGAAGTTGTCGATTCGATAGGATATTCCTCAATGTCTGCAGTTTTTATTTTAAAAGATTCCTGCTTAATATTTTGTAATACAAATACGCAATCGAATAAAGGATTTCTACCTGGATCGCGTTCTAAACGTAAATCATTTATCAGCTCTTCATAAGGATAGTCATCATTATCAAGATAACTAAGTACTTTTTGATGTAGTAATTGCGCATATCCCTTAAAGCTCAAATTACTTTCTATACTTATTGGTAATGCTAACGTATTGGCAAACATCCCTATAATATCTTCTAATTCATGATGCTTTCTTCCTGCAACCAATGTACCAATAACCAAATTGGACTTTCCGCTAAGTTTTGATAGAACTATAGCATAAACTCCTAATAAGAGTGTGAAAAATGTAATATCATTTTTTCTAACGATTTCATTTAGTTTATGTTTTTCTTCATTAGAGACGCTAAATTTTGCAACACTTCCTTTAAATGTTCTTTCTTTTGGTCTTGGAAAATCATAAGGAAGTTCTAATACATTATGTTTTTCTTCGAATTGTTGCGCCCAAAAGTTTTTTTGGCTTAATACCGAAGCTTGGTGTGAATCGCTTAAAAACCATTCTGCATAATCGCTGAACTGTGTTTGCAAAGGAATTAAATATTTACCTTCATATAATTTAGTGAATTCTCTCATTAGAATCTGTAGAGAAACTCCATCTGATGCTATATGATGCATATCTATCAAGATATAGCGAGTATCTTGTGAAACCTCCATCAATCCTACTCTAATTAAAGGTGGATTACTTAAATCAAATGGTCTGATAAATTCATGAATAGCAGATTTAATATCCGTTTCTGTATTATTTACATGATATATTTCAAAGGGAACATTTGTTAAAACCGTTTGTATAGGTTTATTATCTGAATCTAAACTAAAACGCATACGAAAGCATTCATGTCGTTTGATTAACGACTCAAAAACATTTTTAAGTTTTTCAACATCTAATTCTCCGGTAACCTTTAATACTCCGGTTTGGTTATATGCTAAAGATGTTTTGTTTAACTGGTTAAGAAGAAATATTTTAAATTGAGCCGGTGTTAATGGATACGATTCTTTTTTAGACGCTTTTGGTATTTTACTTTCTATTAAATTAAGATCTTTTCTTTTGTTTAAATAACTTATTAAATCATCTTTATTTGCTCTTAGTTCTTCAATAATAATAGGATTATCGAAACTTTTTGGA
This genomic interval carries:
- a CDS encoding sigma-70 family RNA polymerase sigma factor translates to MEEKEIIDLIAKGDTKVFSFLVDKYQNLIFTIVKRILPEQMDTEDVCQEVFVKIYRGIGTFKHESKLSTWIAKIAYFTALNYLKKNKKNKTHSDLKNNETIDTGTDGPDELLIKINTTEYLNKLIARLPEQYRLILTLYHLEEFSIQEIHETTGMATGTIKSHLFRARKMLKEKMDDHFKNTYESR
- a CDS encoding thioesterase domain-containing protein, yielding MTKKIKLFCLPFAGGAANLYEQWNKNLSKEIELCPINLAGRGNRIMEKPYNNLEEAVNDIFNIIKDDISESDYAIFGHSMGALLAYELVQKILNLGKKAPLHVFFSGRKPVHIRKTKKLYSDMNALEFKEAVLSLGVTPREIFENSDLNEIFVPILRSDFKIAETFVERPEIIPFNFDISVLVGKDEEITVEEAEQWKLYTTKKCAVYYIKGGHFFLLNEQQAVIDIVNNHLHNLVAIDI